In Theileria annulata chromosome 3, complete sequence, *** SEQUENCING IN PROGRESS ***, the sequence TTGgacaaattttaatatttaatgattGATTACTAAACAAGTATTTAGATGCTTCGTATTAACTTCATTTTTATGTGTAACATATGGGTTTCATATAGTGTTGGTCTGTTTTATCCATTAGGAGTCCAAGATGAAATCGACATCCCTAATATTGAACCAGGAACTAACCCAAATTATAACCTAAATGACCCACATAACCTGGTAATCGATATACTTTCAACCAACATACCAAATGTGTACAAGCAAACACTAAAGTCAGAATGTACAAACACATTTAGGTATTCTTCAGAAGATGAATATTCAATAAGAAGAGTAGTGTTTGGAACTAAACTAGTTTGGAATTCTACGACAAATTTCGAAGTAGCGAAAACCGTGGAAGTCGTCCGCAAAAATGGAGTGCTCCAGCTCGTTTCAGTGAAAAACGATCAGCTGGAGTCATTTTTTAGAAGAGAAAAATGCAGTTTTGTGCATGTCCCGACACGCCAAGAATATTTGAAGTTAAAAACCTCCCTGGATAATGATAGTACATTCGTCGACACGTGGGTGGAACTGGACCTGAGTACGTCCGACCCAATGAGTATATTTTTCTCAAAAGATATTTATCATGAGGAGAGAGTTGCAATATTTAAACTTAGCACTTTGAAGCCCTTTAAACTATTCAGAGTATTCGATAGCGAAACCTTACTTAAGCCTAAAGATGGTGATCAGAATACCGAGACTCTGTGGGAGTTTGACGACACTTTGATGTGTGAATCCGTTTTCGTTCACAATTTTCAAAGTGGAACACTTCTTAAGTTGTTTCTTTCTGATGGAAAGATTAATGTTACTGaagattataaattttttaaaaaatggGACGGTAATTGGTACTCTATTGAAAAGAGTGAGTTTGTTTCAGAGTATAACAGGCTAAAGTCGATCACTACTAGAAGAGATATCACTCTTGACTTTGGAGTGAATATAAAAGATGAAAGATTTTACAGAAAACAGGAAAAGCTTGGGAAAAATTTACTATCCTTTGCTTTGTTTCCCAAAACAGGATATAACCCtaaaagattattttaCGACGGAACTGAGGTAGCCTCACTTAGTGGAGATCAGATCTTCTCTTCTGTTGTAATTTATCTTGAAAACACAGATCCTGTGATGGTTAATGCGACTGTTTCTGACACCCACCGAGAGGTCAAGTTGGTT encodes:
- a CDS encoding uncharacterized protein (note;~Tap-24g11.q1c.cand.46 - score = 35.59), which codes for MLRINFIFMCNIWVSYSVGLFYPLGVQDEIDIPNIEPGTNPNYNLNDPHNLVIDILSTNIPNVYKQTLKSECTNTFRYSSEDEYSIRRVVFGTKLVWNSTTNFEVAKTVEVVRKNGVLQLVSVKNDQLESFFRREKCSFVHVPTRQEYLKLKTSLDNDSTFVDTWVELDLSTSDPMSIFFSKDIYHEERVAIFKLSTLKPFKLFRVFDSETLLKPKDGDQNTETLWEFDDTLMCESVFVHNFQSGTLLKLFLSDGKINVTEDYKFFKKWDGNWYSIEKSEFVSEYNRLKSITTRRDITLDFGVNIKDERFYRKQEKLGKNLLSFALFPKTGYNPKRLFYDGTEVASLSGDQIFSSVVIYLENTDPVMVNATVSDTHREVKLVYFLKDGETLVSVDKEKYDSELAKLKLKGSESSSLKWECSDINLDEDLMDDTSNEVDDSKLESLVRIKFNVLYDIDDKYFTRSKSLEDGFELHVVVPKDQFIINLVDSHNGVVWKSVQHNFMVKSIVVYFKSRKPHGLKLLISGGNLSVNKYFVLSNESWQSTPVNAFYKLLNRSIE